In the Arachis ipaensis cultivar K30076 chromosome B04, Araip1.1, whole genome shotgun sequence genome, AAGCCACCAGCCCTGAGgccaaaaaagaaagaaggaaaaatatCAGCATGCTCATAAGAATGCCCCAACCACAGACTTTAATCTACATTAACAATAAGAACAATTAAAACAAGTTCccacaaaatattaaaaaagaatGCTTAGTGAAGAGTAGTAGCCATGGAACTAAATGTAGCATGCAAAAACCTTTCTGGAAGGAAGGAAAAGGCCCCTTTACGACTAGCCCTACTTTTGACATTATCTTTATTTAACCTAGAAACTTCTTGTTTTCCGCAATGGTATACAACCAAAGGACTTAAATCCACGTTGGATTTTTTTTCACTAACAATAACAAAGGCTACTTCAGCTCTAGCTGATACAAGTTGTTACAGTTAAATGTGTGTCTGGGAAACATGAGAAGAAGTAATATGGACATGTACAAATGTGATGGGTTAGAGTAACATGCAAGTGATAACTGTTAATTAGAACAAGTATCCTATGCATGCCTGTAATTTTATAAGTTTCAAACGGTTGATTTTATCGGTGACAGTTATTAGTGCTGCATTATACTCTCCCAAGTTCACCCTTAAATTCAATATCTAAATCCAAGTAATAATACTTCTATACAAATTCACTTTGCATAAGCAAGGCCATTGTTATTTCCATATACAACTCTAACTTTTCAAATTTTGTACAGAAGAAAGAACAATATAAAAAATTCCGACCAAAACAACCCGGTATGAAGATAATACTAAGCATCAACAGAGAGTGAGTTTGTAGGTGCTGTTAAATTTTAATGGATTTAAACACTTCATTTAAAATGCAATTTCAACTCAAACCCGAAATATTCTTCCACTGAACAAACAAAAGAACGAAACATATAAGAAAAATCCTCGGACAGCTATATATGTCTAAGTACGGACAGAAATTGGTGCACCTTATGATTGTGTATGGAATACCAGAGTCTGCAAGATATTGCTCAGCCTTTCTTTTCCAAACCTGCAATCAATACAAAATGAAACTTGCATCGTGctctaaaatgaaatgcaagctCTACTGGAAGGAGAAAAAATAACTAACCAATATATTCCCATTACCCAAGCTGTTCAAAGGATGGTTAAGGTCTGTTCCTCCCATAGACCCTACCAACACAACCTGCTTCACTCCTGCAGCCTTAGCTGTTCATATAGGTAAAACCAATTTCAATATTGCAAACATGGACAAATTTGTTATGTTCTATGATTAATCAAAAGAACATAAACAGACCCTACCAGCATCTATTTGGTTTTTCTGCCCAATCCAGTCAACCTAATAAGCAAAAGATATAGTATGGTATGAGTGAAAAGGAGATAAACATCAAATGTTAATTAAGTACATCTAATACATGGAAACTATTAGTAGTTGCACCTGTTCAGGATAAGCACCATCTTCAAAGTAGAACTCGGGTCGTTGACCTTTGGTTGGATCAAACCCAGCTTTCATCTGTGGCACTGCACTTGTAAGAATTATTAGAGCATCCACACCTTGAATTGCAGGAACGATACTATCAGCATTTCTTATGTCCCCCACGAAAACATCATCCGCAGCACCAATTTTCTGTTTGCTTTCTTCAGTTCTGACAAGGCCTCTTGCAACATACTCGGCTGACCGCTCTTTTAGTTTTTTATACACTATTTGTCCTGAAAAAGGTAACAAGAGTAAAACTATGTTAGGACCTCTAACATATCCCTACCCTATTGTATTGTTAACCTAGGTAACTGCATATGCTCAAGTTCTATAAGAAATAGGAATAGGAGAATGCTAAGGGGCTAAGGGAGAATGCTGAAGGGAGCATTCAGTCAGTGGTAAAATAGAACATAAGATAGGAGAATGCTAAGGGGCTAAGGGATAGTGACTAAATTCAACGATTTTCTTAAACATATTTAGTTAATGTCCAATTGAACATGTTATGTGTCATGTATGCTATCAGTTAACATTTTACATCATCAATCGTTGACAAAAATTGTGAGTAGAATAACTGAAAGACATATATAATTAATTCGTAATCTTTGAAGaaccaatttgattgaaaaaatctttTAGGGACGAATTTAAAAAATGTCTTGTCTTTCggggactaatttgactattaacccaaGAAATTTTCAATAATCATAAGTCAAagtgttttccttttctattctAATTTATACAATCATATCATTTCAGTTTTCTTTTCATTTATATGGCATCATAAACCAACAACCTTAATCATTTGATACTACAAAACTATGAAGACTTTCAAGAGCAATTCACAAATCAACACATTTGATAATATGTCCTGAAACCCAACCCCTCAGATTGGATAACTGCAGATCGGGTTTGTGTTGCCATCCCTATTGCGATAGAGGCATAGAACTTTAGAATGCATTCTTCACTGTAACAAAACCTCTGTGAAGTGAGGTTCTGAACTTACAAGTGCGATTTCTACAGAAATGTTTCTAATTGCACCACTTAGGCACCTGAGATTGGCAATCCCTAGCGGTAGAGaggacgtaattggtgcaattgagACCAGGACGACTATTTTAGTGCAGGCTGCAAATCTCAGGACCAGTTTGGGATTTAACTCCAGCAGAACCATATCATGCT is a window encoding:
- the LOC107639423 gene encoding uncharacterized protein At5g02240, with product MDMAHTRVPFQCHKYSLPSPVSSSSLRLLSSSSSSLWSFSSSFAIRRSHKGVKGRVGISVATMADSSKRTVIVTGAGGRTGQIVYKKLKERSAEYVARGLVRTEESKQKIGAADDVFVGDIRNADSIVPAIQGVDALIILTSAVPQMKAGFDPTKGQRPEFYFEDGAYPEQVDWIGQKNQIDAAKAAGVKQVVLVGSMGGTDLNHPLNSLGNGNILVWKRKAEQYLADSGIPYTIIRAGGLQDKEGGLRELLVGKDDELLKTETRTIARPDVAEVCIQALNFVEAQFKAFDLASKPEGAGSPTKDFKALFSQITTRF